CACACCCCctccaccagagcccagggtgagtggttgtgaatgagattttgtgcatAGGCCCCTTAAGAGTGTAACTGTGCCTCTAGCAGACTCCTATCTTTTCCTGGCAAACAAaattcccactgatttttacaaccagatgttatgtgggtgcctcttcTTGGCTGTAGTGCTCTGAGCTGTGTAGCTTTGAATGGGGTTGAGACCTCAACTTCTCAGAGGAgactttgcagctgagatatcatATCCCTCCTGAACCTCAGCCGGTGCTTACAAAACGGAGCCATCCTTTTCATGTCTCCACCATTCCTACCAGCGtagatgtggcttcttctgtaaatctttggttataagacttctgacCAGCAagttttcagttggttattcagctTGATTGTtatacattttagttgtaattccagtctGGCCCTGAGAGGGAGTGTAACATCCACATACTCCACTGCAAGCTTGGATCCTCTCCCGCTTCACTTCTAATCATTTAGCTTACTATGGGATTCCCCCATGAATGAAAATTTCATTGCCACTACAACTCCGTGGTTTTGTGCTTTGTATTTAATtaggaaaatttgtttttctttcattagttaTCCAGTACAAATGTGCAAGACATACTGAAGTGGATAATGAATCAAAAGAGGCATACTGTGATGGGAAAAATAAATCTGGAACAATCACCTCCATAGGTAACATTAATTTATATGGCTTAATTCCTGAGTAACCAAGCATGAACACTAGTATCAGTTTTACTCAAGTATATGTGCAGGGAAATTCTACCCCTACAAAGGGATGGTTTAGATCATTGTTTTTCATAGGCCCATTGTAGTCCGTGACAAAAACATTCCAAGATCCAAGGCAAATGAAGAAATGAGTTTAAATAATGAGTTTTAAATGAATGCAAAGGTATTTCAttgaaataattacattttattctttcttaatatCTGTTGGAACATACATAGGTATAAatgtgttcaaaatattttcattcttaaaatttatGATCATACCAGGCAGTTTTTTGTCAACTTCCTAATGTTACTACATGAAAAACAAATTGTAAATGATGATCTTATATTggtctttctcttgctctcttatatgaatgtattttcatactttttatgaaaataattgtttggcctttccatttcctttttccagtcatttcctttatacttttttaaagtccttcaatttaagttttaattatttattaaaacacatgtatctttcttcttttgagcATCCATAGATAGTTTTATTAGAAAGACTTACCAGTCTTTGTAATAGAGTCCATCCAGATTCTGGgaattcattaaaatttccaaatgGATTCTGAGATTTCCAGGCCCCCTCAAACAAATCCTAAACACTATCTGATACAACAGCCATACTAGTTAAGAGTGTTTTAACTAGTATAACTATGAAGACAAATATTTGGGACATTATCTCCAAAGCAAGGCACTTAATTGAACTCTTAGTGCCTATAATACAAACGGTATTAGTGGCCATCAAAAGACTCTAGCTTTAAATTCTGTGAAACCCATTTTCTAATCCTCATTCTGTTGTTATAGATGTATGTCACCTCTCCTAGATTTCTGGTTTCAATTCAGCAGGAAAGGATACCAACTTTAAATTTGTTTGattgtaattaaataataaaatcaacttAAAGTAAAACAATGGATCTGTTCAGCCATGACTCCTAATTCTTTGTCtaccttctctctgtgtttctcctaGGACATACACTAGATTTGCAATAATAGACCTTTGTTTTCTACCTTCCATCTCTCTTTACCCTGTATTTTGTCCTCATCATTGTGAATTCTTGGCGATGTTTTCAGATACATTGGTAGTTCACAAattctctcttcctgtttctaAGCTGCTGACTCTTTCATTAAGTCTAGTTTCAATGACTAGTTTTTTAAACCTAAAGATTTACTTTCAAATGTTTGTTAACTTCCCCCCCTCTCCTACCAACTATTCTATGGTTTTTAATCAAAGGTTCTTAAAGGCAGAGATTGAGGATTAGGATTTAGGGATCAAGGATAAAGCTGACTGGTTAGTTCTTGTGCAAGCTTCCATTGCTTTCCTTAATATGATTAATTTAGTTCCTGATGTCATCTTGTCTGATGGCTTCCTCACTGTGGTCAGATGATCTAACTGGCTTGGAAGAACCAAGTACTACAAGATATCTCACGATTGTGTTGCCAGTTCATAGTCCATGTGCCTGACACTTTGAAAGGTCAAAACAAATGTAACCATTATTACTTATGAAACATATGATTATTAAATATCTAAAGTCCTTAGTGACCAAATGTGCTGTTTGTACTTCCTGCTAATATGTTCCCTGTTTCTAAAGTATTcgattttttgaaaacttttactAATCCCAGTTGTTGgatttctaagagaaaaattaaagatacatttttgCAAAGATTATTTGCAATTTCCTCTGCAAGAAGACAATGGGGAGCTAATGATTTGGATGACTTGTGACCCATCTGAAGACCCTAGGCTAATGAAACCTAGGAGTGAGTCTCCTAAACTCACTTCATCACCTTCCAGTAAGTTCAAGGCTCGTCTTACAATCCTAGCACTGATATAAGGCATGGACGTTGAGGGAACCTTGCCTTTTGAATTCATTTATACAGTCATTGTTCCCCATTTCACTTCTAGATAAATGGTTCTTTTTagcaatttttcttatttctcccaAGCTAAGCAACATTTTTTAGCTAATTTGTTTAGGTTCTAATTATCTTGCAGTAAAAGTATCTTCAAAGAAGAGTTTTTCTGATACTGTGCCCTAACACATTTGTATGCCTTAAGGTTCTTTAGCTACTAAGATCCCAGTAGTTAATTGGTAGACTATAAAcagattattatttattaatctggttatactttagaaatatatttttatattccattaAACAAAAATGGTTGAAAAGCACAGCTTCAAATTACCTAGTCAAAGTATCTAATATCAGAAATATAGAAGCCATTAtcttttttgccttattttcacTCTCTTCTGGTTCTAAGACTTTAGTTTTATCTatgttagatatttttatattgtccTGTGAATCTTTGAGATTCTGTATGTTTTTACAACTATTTTTGTCTGTTCCTTATATTAGACAGCTTTAAGTTTACTAACCAGATTTTCTTGGTTGATTCTTTGCTTTTAACCCTACTCAATGAAGCTTTTATTCCAAAATAGTCAATTGCAACTTTAATTGATTTCAAGCAAAATATGTTTACctttatttatgtggtatattacacaGTTGAAAGTTATATTTGCATCAAACATTAGGGCTTACTAGGGAAATGCAGGCTTCTGTACAAATGTTGCTTCCCCGGCTCTTCTTGTTGCTACTGCTAGTTCATTCATACTCCTCAAAGTGTACCCAAAacaattttccaaaaatgtaatTATGTCCACACATCCCAGCCAACAGAAATATCTGTCCTTGAAACTAATCAATGGGCCACCGTCTCCTATGGGAAAAAGACTAGGgtccccagacctggcccccactctcctcctttAGCTTCTTTTGCCATTCCTCTCATCCCAAGTGCCCATTCGTGCCTTGCCTGAACATGTCAGGTTGCTTCTAGACCTTCCTCTTTGCTGGTGCTCTTCATTTGTCCTTTCTTCTCTTGGCTCAGTTTTTATATCACatattatatttctctttcttattgctgttcaattctgattgtccccatttccacccccattactctctcccctgtcctacccacTCCCACCTGTCACATGTAATCCTctctcccattgtctttgtccatgggcccctcaattctaaattttatttatttttttatactctaTATTTCTTAGCTGAAGTATCCTATCTTTTGATtcattgaaaacacatttttttcacatCCTTAGGCATTGAGCATGGTTATCACAGCTGCTTTAAAATACTTGTCTGATAATTGTAACTTCTGCATCATTGTCCCACTAGACTGCAttaattccctttctttttagaattggccatattttcctgttttttccttATGGCAAATATTTTGAGAGAGTACTATCACATTGTAAAATTTGTGCTAAAAATCTATGGATTCTGAAATATTTCTCCAAGAAAGAGTTGACTTTTCTTTGTTAGCAGGTACTCTGTATAATTGGActcaaaattaaatttctatCTTTTAGGCAGCAGCTCAAATCTCAATTTAGTTCTTTTATCCTTAGCGGTAACCTAGTTTTCACATGCAGGGACTTAGAAAAAGTTTACATACAGAAGTTGGTGCACGcctgctgttttctcttttatgagATCCATTTATCATTTTCAGTATCTGTGGTTGCCCCAGACTCTGTTCTTTGATTATTCAGGTTAGAAACAATGCAGATTAACTGTTGAAATTTTACTCATTCTGCATGGTATCAGTGTTAGTATCTCTAGGCTAAAAGTTGTAAAAATGAGAAACTTTTGCCATTCcatacctttctctttttttattgttgtccagttagagttgtcctcatttttccccattactctcccctgccctcccccgacATTCAATCCTCCATCCCATTGTCTTCACCCATGGGTCCTTGCCATACCTTTGAAGTGTCAGCTCCCCTCCAAAACCTGCCTACTTTTCTCACTCTTCAGTGGCTACAGATcattgtgtgtttgtatgtgtgagTTTTCAAAGAATGCTTATTTGACAGGACAACAAATTATTGGTATATTTAGGTTGCTTGTGTATTGTCATCTAAACTTACTGGCAAATGTTATAAATTCAAAATATCTGTTAACTATCAGCCTGTTTTTGGATGTCAAGACCCTTTTGTGTACAAAAGGATCAATCTAAGTTTTAGGGATGACCTATTTTTCTCAAGAAAAGTTATTTCAGTGTGATACATAGCACCCAAAATATCTGGTCCATGGGTGGACCACTAATTAAAAtccttaatttctaatttttctgtaaaattttattacCTTGTGACTTGGAGGTGATGTTTATTGTCCTATCTTAGTGTCTGGTATATTGTGTAGCTGGTAGAAAACACAATATATTTCTAAGAGAataaattaaatgagtaaataaataacaaatgaatgaacatacaCATGGTTGCAAGCctattaatctttattttttccaaatccaCCCTGAGAAAAGCACAtgttttgtcaaataaaaaagcttcAACCATTATTTAACAAATTGTATAGGCTTTAATCATGTAATATTGTAATCAATATTAAATTACCGATAAAATTGTAAGTTAGTATGATCATACAATGTTAGGGATATAGTCCCAAGTTTCTTCTAATCACTCACCcttttttctcccagtttcttCCAACTCTTCTACTGCTCATAAACCATGCCCCAACAAAGACTGGAAGCTACATGGGGGAAAATGTTACTGGTTTGCTACCAGTAAGAAATCTTGGGTTGAAAGTGGAAAGGACTGTGCCATGAAGAATTCACAGCTCATGGTGATTCGAGACTTCACTGATATGGTGAGATACAGAACTTAGAGATTATGGCATCCCTCAAAATCACAATGTATTCCTTGTACTACAAATTTGAAAGTTTCTATAATTTCTTTACTCCTCATTACTAGTCACTACaaaatattggttgaatgaattGTTGACCTCTATGATTATTTTAGGCCTCTTTttggaaagaacagaaagaattcATTTAGTATTATGCAACTAAACCACCCCATGCTTGTCAGATCCCACCTTAAAATGTAAGATAAAATATCCCACCTCCCATGTTTGTTGCAGTGCTCACAAATGTTGTTAGAATTAAGGACAATATCGGGAGTAAGGAAATACAGCACAGTCCTTCACATTAAGACTTTGGTCTTCCTTGAGGAGAACTAATATTTTGCTAACCCTGGCttaatttaaattgaaattttgcTACATGAGATTGGACACTAAATCTTCTACTTAAAACCAATATAGGTGTTCATTGGCAAACATCAAATAAGGATTCTCAGCATGAGTATTAGTATGCTGGAATCGCAACTACAACAAAGACTGTTTCTGAACACCCAATGCACACTTTACAATCCTGGTAGAGCAACAGCCCTCTGTGTGATTTACAAGAGGGCAGCTGTGGAAACGTCTGATAGTGGAAATCTACAATGagaacaacaaaaatagaaataagctcTCTTCGTGGTAACCAGTATAACCCCAGATACCAACTTGTAAGACTCTTTGTCAGATGCGGCTCCAGCTGGTTCACGTATGAACCAAATAAGGATGgataaagaactgaaagaaacttttttcttctcccaGAGGTCAACTTTAAGACAAGAAAGGAGAAGCAGGCTCTGTAATGAACTAACAGTAAATCATTGCATGGAGAAACTGTGCGATTTATTAAGACTTCACTAAGAACCTCATCTGTTCACTGCtcacaatcaaaagaaagaatgttGAAATGCAGAAAAGACATGTCTCCTGGTCAATCAGTGAACCAGATTTTGGAGAACAGTAGGCTGAAACAGCATGTTTTAatggaaacttttttttccagTGCAGATTACATCTCTTCACAATATTCATTAGCAAATGAATGAGTTAGATGTAATTGTTCCCTTTTGAGGATAAGTGGAAGTCTAATAGGAATCAGCGTAGGGCTTATGCATAGATATTTCCATCCCAAATCTCTCCAAAAACAGACAagtaaaagtcaaataaaatatatattacagaaGAACAATTACtccaagaaacaaaataattttcaggCAAATACTTCTCCAGCTTTCAAATAAGTTGAAGATACAATGACCCCCCAAAATAATTATTAGTCCATCTAGAATGCCCATGTGTCattaaggaaagaaggaaatgatgaATGAAAGAATACGGCCGTGCCCTTTAATGTCTTAGTTAGAATTTCAATgatatttctttccattagtcaGAAATAAGGTTAGTCATGTTGTCACACTGAGCAGAAAAGGAAGCTAGGAAATACAGCCTTTGTTATGTATGGTCATGCACTTTGGCTCTGGGTTTATATTACTCTAGAAATAAGagctatttaaaaaactataaacaatatgTACCACATTAGGTCAGATGctgctttctttaattttttctgtgtATTCTCTTGCTTCTACACATATTTCATCCCTGTTTTTAATCATGAATACTAGCATTTATTTAATGAGtatttattatatgccaggcagtgtttaataatattattcaataaaacataatagtTCTTTGAGATAGTAGCTATTATACTCTGAGTTTTTGAGACTgggaaaaagagaagtaaaaagatTTAATAACTGTGCTAAGATGCACCACAGTAGATAGGAGAGCTAGGCCGCAAACTAAGCAGTCTGACTCCACAGCCTTGGGATCTGCTACTACTGTGTGTAATTTTGCTTTCACAGTCATCTCATTGCCTTGCAGTAGTTTGTCTTCCTATGATGATCCTAAGAAAATGCAAAGCGTCTTACTCATCTGCTCATTCCCAGCTTCTAGTACAACTCCAAGCACGTATAAAGTACACTTGAGATGTCTTTCTTATATCAATAAGAATTAGTCAGTTGTTTCATAAAACATTTCCCGTTCCCTTTAGAGTTTCCTATGGCTATACCTAAATCGT
The sequence above is a segment of the Phyllostomus discolor isolate MPI-MPIP mPhyDis1 chromosome 2, mPhyDis1.pri.v3, whole genome shotgun sequence genome. Coding sequences within it:
- the LOC114512644 gene encoding killer cell lectin-like receptor subfamily F member 1 isoform X2 is translated as MSGDIVYADLQTVRTSPLKRSSPVPRPVIQYKCARHTEVDNESKEAYCDGKNKSGTITSIVSSNSSTAHKPCPNKDWKLHGGKCYWFATSKKSWVESGKDCAMKNSQLMVIRDFTDMSFLWLYLNRSGYYWIGLSIIPTTDKPWTWVDNSSFDPHLFSIKESTPQTRSMKCAQVSRTNVIGKRCEDREQWICQL